The following proteins are encoded in a genomic region of Chitinispirillum alkaliphilum:
- a CDS encoding Type IV fimbrial assembly, ATPase PilB, translating into MSTTTLTQNQLTKIALLQYDTDFSHLEKFIRSAESKYNITIKKQILSIADQLHCDIALVFFDLKGELTSFKRDIARLKFDKKVEKVIILTEASQKEVIERNISELPCDEVHYLPMHTDQFGKIIATHITSAMIADHKSKGDFNNGSMSIGEILVHNKVINPSELKKALKVQKTKGSRLGDILVELGFIDDDQKIKFLSSQLDTPLATPKQYSAADLNIVSLVPEHIAKMHKCIALEKENGKLTVAMVDVLDLQLLDNLRDITDLQINPILGKQDDIETSIKRYYQDISSHKDASELMADLDSSVEYVANKQEEINLQEMEAAGAELGIIKLVNIIITNAIRDRASDIHLEPMEKELIIRYRIDGNLRKVMSPPHHSHQAIITRIKILSNLDIAERRLPQDGQMTIKLAQREVDVRVSVLPTLFGEKAVLRILDKESFNKSISNLGFTPRNEKIFKEQINKPYGMVIVTGPTGSGKSTTLYSALQCTKSVARNIITVEDPVEYHMDGINQVNVNSKIGLTFASALRSILRQDPDIVLVGEIRDEETADIAIKMALTGHLVFSTLHTNDAASSVARFVDIGIPPLLLGSSLNLIIAQRLVRRICTKCKYSYKPDPELLDTLNISPQPALSLYKGDGCVVCNGSGYMSRIGIFEMLKVSKDIRKLILRNASTMEIQTLAQKEGMQSLRKAGLELAFGGQTTIEEVIAATTDI; encoded by the coding sequence ATGTCTACCACAACATTAACACAGAACCAACTCACAAAAATAGCATTGCTTCAATACGACACAGACTTTTCTCATCTGGAAAAGTTTATCCGTTCTGCAGAAAGCAAATATAATATAACTATAAAAAAACAGATACTTTCAATAGCAGATCAGCTTCATTGTGATATTGCGTTGGTGTTTTTCGATTTGAAGGGTGAATTAACTTCATTTAAAAGAGATATAGCCCGGCTAAAGTTTGACAAAAAGGTGGAGAAGGTGATTATTCTGACAGAGGCATCACAAAAGGAGGTTATTGAGCGAAATATCTCAGAACTACCCTGTGATGAGGTCCACTATCTGCCTATGCATACTGATCAGTTCGGGAAAATAATCGCTACCCATATTACCTCTGCCATGATAGCGGATCATAAAAGCAAAGGAGATTTTAACAATGGCTCGATGTCTATTGGTGAAATTCTTGTTCATAATAAAGTAATCAATCCCTCTGAACTCAAAAAGGCCCTTAAGGTCCAGAAAACAAAAGGATCCCGACTGGGAGATATACTCGTGGAACTTGGTTTTATTGATGACGATCAAAAAATCAAATTCCTTTCAAGCCAGCTTGATACTCCTTTGGCCACCCCCAAACAATACTCAGCAGCGGATCTCAACATTGTCTCACTGGTCCCTGAGCACATAGCGAAAATGCATAAATGCATTGCTCTGGAAAAAGAAAATGGTAAGCTAACTGTTGCTATGGTTGATGTTCTCGATCTTCAGTTACTGGATAATCTCAGAGATATCACCGATCTTCAGATCAACCCTATACTGGGCAAGCAAGATGACATAGAAACTTCAATCAAACGATACTATCAGGACATCTCCTCACACAAAGATGCATCTGAACTGATGGCAGATCTTGACTCCAGTGTCGAATATGTTGCCAATAAGCAGGAAGAGATCAATCTTCAGGAGATGGAAGCGGCTGGTGCCGAACTTGGAATTATAAAACTTGTTAACATCATTATTACAAATGCAATCAGAGACAGGGCAAGCGATATCCACCTCGAACCCATGGAGAAAGAGCTGATAATCCGATACCGTATCGATGGCAATCTCAGAAAAGTGATGTCTCCCCCTCACCATTCACACCAGGCAATTATCACACGGATAAAGATCCTTTCCAACCTTGACATAGCGGAGCGAAGACTTCCACAAGATGGCCAAATGACAATTAAACTCGCCCAAAGGGAGGTCGATGTCCGTGTTTCTGTTCTTCCCACGCTATTTGGAGAAAAAGCTGTCTTGCGAATTCTCGATAAGGAGTCTTTCAACAAGAGCATATCAAACCTGGGTTTTACTCCCCGAAATGAAAAAATATTTAAAGAGCAGATAAACAAACCATACGGTATGGTGATTGTAACCGGACCAACCGGAAGTGGGAAATCCACTACCCTTTACAGCGCATTGCAGTGTACTAAAAGTGTTGCCCGCAACATCATCACAGTAGAGGACCCGGTGGAATACCATATGGATGGAATAAATCAGGTTAATGTCAACAGTAAAATTGGACTTACTTTCGCTTCTGCTCTGAGATCAATTTTACGTCAGGATCCCGATATCGTTTTAGTCGGAGAAATAAGGGATGAAGAAACTGCAGATATTGCAATAAAAATGGCTCTTACCGGTCATTTGGTGTTCTCAACCCTGCACACAAATGATGCAGCAAGTTCTGTAGCCCGATTTGTGGATATAGGAATACCCCCTCTTTTACTCGGATCTTCGCTAAACCTTATAATTGCTCAGAGACTTGTAAGAAGAATCTGCACTAAATGCAAATATTCCTATAAACCCGACCCTGAATTGCTCGACACCCTAAATATTTCCCCTCAACCTGCCTTGTCGCTATACAAAGGAGATGGGTGCGTTGTTTGCAACGGAAGTGGCTATATGAGCAGGATCGGGATTTTTGAAATGCTGAAGGTATCAAAGGACATACGAAAACTAATCCTTAGGAATGCATCTACCATGGAAATACAAACGCTGGCTCAAAAGGAAGGTATGCAATCTCTGCGCAAAGCTGGCCTGGAGCTTGCATTCGGCGGTCAAACCACTATAGAGGAGGTTATCGCTGCCACAACTGATATCTGA
- a CDS encoding radical SAM domain protein, whose amino-acid sequence MRILKPKAYYRTARGVFSNLVSGEHAYPFYASFKLTSRCHFGCPFCNVKKNPIPDLSTEEIKTILANLSESSVLMTSFEGGEPLLRPDIEELLDFAGTCDFYLLFTTSVKNLTDYPLERYAKHIDFLHVSIDEGHDNLELFESLDFLSSLPLQVSVQTVVTADTIDNLEQKLKKCAESGANIVVIPAARMDNAQDCFPDMNLLEKKLKDLRKQFPNTIHTPVGFFDAWRKGKCSSASVIIAPDGKLFYPCHILGSKGADLKHESLSSWVKTEQAKQLRNRMKECERNCGWYQYYSISSYTSFGSVIESLRPVLFPKK is encoded by the coding sequence GTGAGAATACTCAAACCAAAAGCCTATTATCGCACAGCCAGGGGAGTTTTTAGCAATTTAGTTTCAGGTGAACACGCTTATCCTTTCTATGCCTCATTTAAACTCACCTCTCGATGCCATTTTGGATGTCCATTTTGCAATGTCAAAAAAAATCCGATCCCAGATCTTTCAACAGAGGAGATCAAAACCATCCTTGCCAACCTTTCTGAGTCTTCTGTTTTGATGACCAGCTTTGAAGGAGGGGAACCGCTGCTGAGACCAGACATTGAGGAGCTGCTTGATTTCGCCGGGACATGCGACTTTTATCTGCTCTTTACCACAAGTGTTAAAAACCTGACCGATTACCCACTTGAACGTTATGCAAAACACATCGATTTTCTGCATGTCTCTATAGATGAAGGGCATGATAACCTTGAGCTTTTCGAGTCCCTTGACTTTCTGAGTTCGTTGCCTTTGCAAGTTTCTGTGCAAACTGTAGTTACTGCTGACACCATAGACAATTTAGAGCAAAAATTGAAAAAATGCGCTGAGTCCGGTGCCAACATTGTAGTTATTCCTGCTGCACGAATGGACAATGCTCAGGATTGTTTTCCCGACATGAATTTACTTGAGAAAAAACTCAAAGATCTAAGAAAACAATTCCCCAACACGATTCATACTCCTGTTGGTTTTTTTGATGCCTGGAGAAAAGGGAAGTGTTCAAGTGCATCTGTAATTATCGCACCCGATGGAAAACTTTTTTATCCCTGTCACATTCTGGGATCGAAAGGTGCAGATCTTAAACATGAGTCACTCTCCTCATGGGTCAAAACCGAACAAGCTAAACAATTAAGAAACAGAATGAAAGAGTGCGAAAGAAACTGCGGTTGGTACCAGTACTACTCTATTTCTTCATATACATCTTTTGGATCTGTAATCGAATCTTTGAGACCAGTTCTGTTTCCAAAAAAATGA
- a CDS encoding ATP-dependent chaperone protein ClpB, whose translation MDIEKLTTKSQQALSEAHELAVEMNHQELVPLHLVTVLVGQRDGLVPALLNKLSVPVDSAKSVALELLKKYPSVTGKGVQTYTSRALSAVLSEAKRLAGRMKDEYISVEHLFLSSIDKDDECRVFASRLGITVATALEALQGIRGAQRVTSPEPEATFGALEKYARNLTELAKKGKLDPVIGRDEEIRRTVQILSRRTKNNPVLVGDPGVGKTAIVEGLAIRIVKGDVPEGLKSRQVASLDLGALVAGAKFRGEFEERLKAVLKEVAESGNTILFIDELHTVVGAGAAEGAMDAGNMLKPMLARGELHAIGATTLDEYRKHIEKDKALERRFQTVLIGEPSVEDTISILRGLRERYEIHHGIKIRDSALVSAAVLSDRYITERFLPDKAIDLIDEAAAKLRTEMDSSPVELDEAMRRQMQLEIEIEGLKKERDKSSKEKLSKLQAQLGDVRDVVNVLKSRWESEKSKLVTLQHLREQIDEARFELERAERDYDLSRAAELRHGKIPQLETRQHEAEASLKTDEEENRLLKEEVTEEDIAEIISRWTNIPLSRLVQGEREKLLTLSEHLHRRVVGQNEAVDAVSDAVLRARAGLKDPDRPIGSFIFLGPTGVGKTELARSLAFNLFDDERAMIRIDMSEYMEKFAVSRLVGAPPGYVGYEEGGQLTEAVRRRPYSVILFDEIEKAHPDVFNILLQILDDGRVTDSQGRVVSFKNTIIIMTSNIGSQAITENTGAEYETMRNKVMDDLRKVFRPEFLNRIDEVVVFHSLGREHIRDIVSIQLKQLEQRLVDLNLRLEVEDSAKDLISEKGYDPVYGARPLKRVIQREIEIPLSKMIIGGEVTGEQSVKVTGWKDKLEFTIT comes from the coding sequence ATGGATATTGAAAAACTTACAACCAAATCACAGCAGGCTCTGAGCGAGGCACATGAGCTTGCCGTTGAGATGAATCATCAGGAACTTGTGCCGCTTCATCTGGTCACTGTTCTTGTTGGACAGCGGGATGGCTTAGTGCCTGCATTGCTGAATAAACTTTCTGTTCCCGTTGACTCTGCCAAAAGTGTTGCTCTGGAGCTTTTGAAAAAATACCCCTCTGTAACTGGAAAAGGAGTTCAGACCTATACCTCAAGAGCATTGAGTGCAGTGCTCTCGGAGGCCAAAAGGCTTGCTGGCAGAATGAAGGATGAATATATAAGTGTGGAGCATCTTTTCCTCTCTTCCATCGATAAGGATGATGAATGCAGGGTTTTTGCTTCACGGCTTGGAATAACGGTTGCCACCGCACTTGAGGCTCTTCAGGGAATACGGGGGGCGCAGCGGGTTACCTCTCCTGAGCCGGAAGCAACATTTGGAGCACTGGAAAAATATGCAAGAAATCTAACTGAACTTGCTAAAAAGGGAAAACTTGATCCGGTAATTGGAAGGGATGAGGAGATAAGGCGAACGGTGCAGATACTCTCAAGGAGAACAAAAAACAATCCGGTACTGGTCGGTGATCCAGGCGTGGGTAAAACTGCAATAGTTGAGGGGTTGGCCATAAGGATAGTAAAGGGGGATGTTCCGGAGGGGCTTAAGAGTCGTCAGGTGGCCAGTTTGGATCTTGGGGCCTTGGTTGCAGGTGCAAAGTTCAGGGGGGAGTTTGAAGAACGTCTTAAAGCGGTGCTCAAAGAGGTAGCGGAGAGCGGAAATACAATTCTTTTTATCGATGAACTTCATACTGTGGTGGGGGCTGGTGCAGCAGAAGGTGCAATGGATGCGGGAAATATGCTCAAACCTATGCTTGCCAGAGGGGAACTGCATGCTATTGGTGCAACCACCCTCGATGAATACCGCAAACATATAGAGAAAGACAAAGCGCTGGAGCGAAGATTCCAAACTGTGCTGATAGGGGAGCCCTCTGTTGAGGATACAATTTCCATACTGCGGGGATTAAGGGAACGATATGAGATACATCATGGGATAAAGATCAGAGATTCAGCTTTGGTTTCAGCTGCGGTTCTTTCTGATCGTTATATAACGGAGCGGTTTCTGCCCGATAAGGCAATAGATCTTATCGATGAGGCGGCTGCCAAGCTGCGCACAGAAATGGATAGTAGCCCTGTTGAACTGGATGAAGCAATGCGCAGGCAGATGCAGCTTGAAATCGAAATAGAGGGGCTTAAAAAAGAGAGAGACAAATCGTCCAAGGAGAAGCTCTCCAAGCTTCAGGCTCAGTTGGGGGATGTAAGGGATGTTGTGAATGTGCTCAAAAGCAGATGGGAATCGGAAAAATCCAAACTCGTTACACTTCAGCACCTGCGGGAGCAGATTGATGAAGCGCGATTTGAACTTGAAAGGGCTGAAAGGGATTATGACCTTAGCAGGGCTGCGGAGTTGCGGCACGGGAAAATCCCTCAGCTTGAAACCCGGCAGCATGAAGCAGAAGCCTCACTTAAGACAGATGAAGAGGAGAATCGTTTGTTGAAGGAAGAGGTCACTGAAGAGGATATTGCAGAGATAATCAGCCGTTGGACAAATATTCCACTAAGCAGGCTTGTGCAGGGGGAGAGGGAGAAACTCCTAACACTATCTGAACATCTTCACAGGAGAGTCGTTGGTCAGAATGAAGCGGTAGATGCTGTATCGGATGCTGTCCTGAGGGCAAGAGCGGGGCTTAAGGATCCTGACAGACCTATCGGAAGCTTTATTTTTCTGGGGCCTACCGGAGTGGGTAAAACAGAACTGGCCCGTTCCCTTGCATTCAATCTCTTTGATGATGAAAGGGCGATGATAAGAATAGACATGTCGGAATATATGGAGAAGTTTGCAGTTTCCCGTTTGGTTGGAGCGCCCCCCGGGTATGTAGGCTATGAAGAAGGCGGGCAGTTGACAGAAGCTGTGAGGAGGCGCCCCTATTCTGTAATATTGTTTGACGAAATAGAAAAAGCGCATCCCGATGTTTTTAATATACTACTGCAGATCCTTGATGACGGAAGGGTAACAGATAGTCAGGGCCGGGTGGTCAGTTTCAAAAACACTATAATAATTATGACATCAAACATAGGGTCACAGGCCATTACAGAAAATACGGGAGCGGAATACGAAACCATGCGCAACAAAGTTATGGATGACCTTAGGAAAGTGTTCAGGCCCGAGTTTTTAAACCGCATTGATGAGGTGGTTGTCTTTCATTCGCTGGGCAGGGAACATATAAGGGATATCGTATCCATTCAGTTGAAACAGTTGGAGCAAAGGTTAGTTGATCTTAACCTCAGGCTCGAGGTTGAAGACAGTGCTAAAGATCTCATTTCGGAAAAGGGGTATGATCCGGTGTACGGAGCGAGGCCTCTGAAAAGGGTTATTCAGCGGGAAATTGAGATTCCTCTGTCAAAAATGATTATCGGAGGTGAAGTGACAGGGGAGCAAAGTGTAAAAGTAACGGGATGGAAAGATAAACTGGAGTTTACCATAACCTGA
- a CDS encoding Twitching motility protein PilT: MQTETEDRVEIITLQSLLSVAVERGATDLILSVGQPPQIRVNSILVSMDQPKLTPQMIKLLCYGVMSDSQQKKLEQDWEVDFSFGVKNLSRFRANVFIQKGSLSGAFRAIPHKILDIDTLGLPPIVKSISDRPNGLVLVTGPTGSGKSTTLAAMIDRINQNRHCHIITIEDPIEYIYEHKSSTVEQREVGTDTRSFHTALKSILRQDPDVVLLGEMRDIESIQAALTIAETGHLCFATLHTNSCAQTLSRIVDVFPGENQQQIRTQLSLTLNAVFSQVLLPKIGGGLTLAAEIMTGSPAIKSLIRENKIHNINNHIQLGASSGMQTLNQSLVSLVRNGLITRENALKATHNTEDLHKCLIHV; encoded by the coding sequence ATGCAGACGGAAACCGAAGATAGAGTTGAAATTATCACATTACAAAGTCTCCTCAGTGTGGCTGTTGAGCGTGGTGCAACTGATCTTATTTTAAGTGTTGGTCAGCCTCCACAGATTCGTGTTAACAGCATACTGGTTTCTATGGACCAGCCCAAACTAACTCCACAAATGATAAAATTACTCTGCTATGGGGTAATGAGTGATTCTCAGCAAAAAAAGCTTGAACAGGATTGGGAGGTTGATTTTTCTTTTGGTGTCAAAAACCTTTCGAGATTCAGAGCCAATGTATTTATTCAAAAAGGTTCACTATCCGGTGCATTCCGTGCGATACCGCACAAGATTCTCGATATTGACACTCTTGGTTTACCACCAATAGTTAAATCGATTTCAGACCGCCCAAATGGTCTTGTTCTGGTCACCGGCCCGACAGGTTCCGGCAAGTCAACAACCCTTGCTGCAATGATTGACAGAATAAATCAGAATCGTCACTGCCACATAATTACAATTGAAGACCCTATAGAATATATCTATGAGCACAAATCTTCGACAGTAGAACAACGTGAAGTGGGAACTGATACCCGTTCATTTCATACAGCCTTAAAAAGCATACTCAGACAGGACCCGGATGTGGTTTTACTCGGAGAAATGCGCGATATTGAATCCATTCAGGCTGCACTTACCATAGCAGAAACCGGGCACCTTTGTTTTGCAACTTTACACACAAATTCCTGTGCCCAGACGTTGTCCAGAATTGTTGATGTATTCCCTGGTGAGAATCAGCAACAGATCCGGACTCAGCTTTCTCTTACACTGAACGCAGTCTTTTCTCAGGTTCTGTTACCGAAAATCGGAGGCGGGCTTACTCTTGCAGCAGAAATTATGACCGGATCACCAGCAATTAAATCTCTCATCAGAGAAAATAAAATTCATAACATCAATAATCATATCCAGCTTGGAGCCAGTTCCGGAATGCAGACTCTTAATCAATCCCTTGTATCATTGGTTAGGAATGGATTGATTACAAGAGAAAATGCTCTGAAAGCGACGCATAACACTGAAGATCTGCATAAGTGTCTTATACACGTTTAA
- a CDS encoding RNA polymerase sigma factor RpoD: protein MEKTNFLPDDSSLALYLKGIGKNRTLTLEEESKLAVRIRNDDRKALETLVKANLRFVVSVARNYQNQGLPLSDLINEGNLGLIRAAKRFDEKKNFKFISYAVWWIRQAILQALAEQSRIIKLPLNRVGTIHKIGKTQSRLEQKFRRMPGTEEIANELSIDESEVQETVKIGNSHMSLDAPLQSGEDSKLLDLLRDDRQELPDEELMGLSLHEEINKTLDTLNEREKEVVRLYFGIGEETSHTLEEIGVRFNLTRERARQIKEKALKRLKHSSRSKRLLAYRR from the coding sequence ATGGAAAAAACCAATTTTCTCCCAGATGATAGCTCTCTGGCGCTGTATCTCAAGGGTATCGGGAAAAATCGGACACTGACTTTGGAGGAGGAATCTAAACTTGCAGTCAGAATTCGTAATGATGATCGCAAAGCGCTTGAAACACTGGTGAAAGCGAATCTTAGATTTGTTGTCAGTGTAGCCAGAAATTATCAAAACCAGGGACTGCCCTTGAGTGATCTTATCAATGAAGGGAATCTCGGGCTTATCAGAGCCGCCAAGAGGTTTGATGAAAAGAAAAACTTTAAATTCATCTCTTATGCCGTATGGTGGATCAGACAAGCGATACTTCAGGCCCTGGCAGAACAGTCCAGGATCATAAAGCTGCCACTCAACAGGGTTGGTACAATCCACAAAATCGGTAAAACCCAAAGCAGACTGGAACAAAAATTCAGACGTATGCCCGGCACCGAAGAGATCGCAAATGAACTTTCCATAGACGAATCAGAGGTACAGGAAACCGTCAAGATAGGCAATTCCCATATGTCTTTGGATGCACCACTCCAGAGCGGAGAGGATTCAAAACTTTTAGACCTTCTGAGAGATGACAGACAGGAACTTCCCGATGAGGAACTGATGGGGTTATCTCTCCATGAAGAGATAAACAAAACTCTTGACACTCTCAACGAGCGGGAAAAGGAAGTTGTCAGACTCTATTTCGGCATAGGCGAGGAAACATCACACACACTTGAAGAGATAGGGGTAAGATTCAATCTCACAAGGGAGCGAGCCCGCCAGATTAAAGAAAAAGCACTGAAACGACTCAAACACTCCTCCCGAAGCAAAAGACTCTTAGCCTACAGGAGATAA
- a CDS encoding General secretion pathway protein D, whose amino-acid sequence MKSLAIVLTFALSVHFLSFAQAQNSPIINRESNPLLKSPISLVAKDANLSEVLRVLSDRSGMNFVAGEGVNRERITIMLNNTPLDEAINLLVRAAGLSYEIIGNSVLIAEPGNLETEIGLSSYVVNLKYANAREVAEMLSDLTQSIKVDEGGNKLICYTSPRVILEIERIVNAIDQPHILVLLETRLIEVAMDRLDQYGINWSNLSPIQAGIRYPEAELTDGFDLNNWVRLPINFNVTLDMLLQTGDARLLMDSKLTTTNNREASLHIGEIIPYVIQTYNLTSAGVNQQIQREEVGVLITMTPQVNEEDQITLIMEPEVSNIAGWRGQNADIPLIRVRKTNTTVRVENGQPIFLAGLLSEEKSVEIRKLPVLGSVPLLGFLFQNRRTTLSKKNLIIEVVPHIIKHPSEISRFINSSGQSRQRIGSLQSPQHQDTTSDNTEAPLINPDPSMVLPTTYPNPEVIYESPMQMNVNDSIMGNSFENTDTTKSSVNQ is encoded by the coding sequence GTGAAAAGTCTGGCTATTGTACTGACATTCGCTCTTTCTGTTCACTTTTTATCTTTTGCTCAGGCTCAAAACTCACCAATTATTAACAGGGAATCCAATCCTTTGCTTAAGTCTCCAATATCCTTGGTAGCCAAAGATGCAAACCTCTCAGAGGTCTTGAGGGTATTATCAGATCGTTCAGGAATGAACTTTGTGGCAGGAGAGGGAGTTAACAGAGAGAGAATTACAATAATGCTCAACAACACCCCACTTGATGAAGCGATCAATCTGTTGGTCCGGGCTGCAGGTCTATCCTATGAGATAATTGGAAATTCAGTTCTGATTGCCGAACCGGGCAATCTCGAAACTGAGATCGGGTTGTCCTCTTATGTGGTAAACCTAAAGTACGCTAATGCAAGAGAAGTAGCAGAAATGCTTTCTGACCTTACGCAATCAATAAAAGTAGACGAGGGTGGAAATAAACTTATCTGCTACACCAGCCCAAGGGTAATACTTGAGATAGAAAGAATTGTCAATGCTATTGATCAGCCTCATATTCTTGTTCTTTTAGAAACAAGACTTATAGAGGTCGCAATGGACAGACTCGATCAATACGGGATAAACTGGAGCAATCTGTCCCCCATTCAAGCAGGAATCAGGTATCCGGAGGCTGAGTTGACAGATGGTTTTGATTTGAATAACTGGGTAAGACTCCCTATCAATTTCAACGTAACTCTTGACATGTTACTCCAAACCGGTGATGCAAGACTGCTTATGGATTCAAAACTTACCACAACAAACAACAGAGAAGCCTCTCTTCACATCGGGGAAATTATACCATACGTAATACAAACCTACAACCTGACATCCGCAGGTGTCAATCAGCAAATTCAAAGGGAAGAGGTAGGGGTTCTCATTACCATGACTCCACAAGTTAATGAGGAGGATCAAATTACACTTATTATGGAACCGGAAGTATCAAACATTGCCGGGTGGAGAGGTCAGAATGCAGACATTCCACTTATTCGGGTCCGCAAAACAAACACAACTGTGAGGGTAGAGAATGGTCAACCCATTTTTCTGGCAGGCCTTCTATCAGAAGAAAAAAGTGTAGAGATAAGGAAATTGCCTGTACTGGGGAGCGTACCACTATTAGGTTTTCTCTTTCAGAACAGAAGAACTACACTATCCAAAAAGAATCTGATCATTGAAGTGGTTCCGCATATTATAAAGCACCCTTCTGAAATCAGCAGATTTATAAACAGCTCAGGACAAAGCAGACAAAGGATAGGGTCACTCCAATCACCACAACATCAGGACACCACCTCTGATAATACAGAAGCTCCTTTGATTAATCCAGATCCATCCATGGTTTTACCCACTACCTATCCAAACCCGGAGGTTATCTATGAATCTCCGATGCAAATGAACGTAAACGACTCTATTATGGGCAACAGTTTTGAAAATACAGACACCACCAAATCATCAGTTAATCAGTGA